A window of Kribbella voronezhensis genomic DNA:
ATCGTCAGGTGCACCGGCCGGTCGCCATCCGGTTTGATGAGACCGAGTTGCTCCGCTGGCGTGTAGTGGCTCCAGGCTGCCTCAGGGCCGGCGTACAGGAGGGCGGCGAGCAGGTGCTCCTCGTACCCGATCGGCCCGTTGTGCGTGGCGTAGACGCCGGGGTGGACGACTTGCCAGCTCCTGCGTCGAAGTCGTCGCCGGAGCTCGCTCTCGGTCCGTCCGGCCGCCAGCAGCTGAACCCTCGACACGATCCTGTTCTGCGCGTCGATCAATGCGTCGAGGCCCTCGTCGTCGAGGTGCCGGCGCCACCACCAGTCCATCCAGCCAACCCTGACCGAAATCGCCCAGCGGCGTCGGCGGCCCTGTGGACAACCGCGCCGAGGTCGCTAGCTGGAAACTTCCAATCGCTATTTGCAAACTTGTTTCCAGGCAACGAAGCAGGCCGCTACTTGTCGATGTCGCCTACGACGAAGAACATGCTGCCGAGGATGGCGATCATGTCGGCGACGATGGTGTTGGGGAGCATTTCGGGGAGGACCGAGATGTTGTTGAAGCTGGCGGAGCGGAGTTTGAGGCGCCAGGGGGTTTTGTCGCCTCGGGAGACGAGGTAGTAGCCGTTGATGCCCAGCGGGTTCTCGGTCCAGCAGTAGGTCTGGCCCTCGGGGACCTTGAGGATCTTGGGGAGGCGGGTGCTGACCGGGCCGGCCGGCATCGTGCGGAGGCGGTCGAGGCAGGCGTCGACGAGGTCGAGAGAGACCTTCACCTGGTCGAGGAGGACTGCGAAGCGGGCGAAGCAGTCGCCTTCGGTGCGGGTGACGACACGCAGTACGCCGTCCTGGGCGAGCTCCTCGTACGCCAGGTACGGCTCGTCGCGGCGGAGGTCCGCGTCGACTCCGGAGGCCCGGGCGATCGGGCCGGAGACGCCGTACGCCGCGATCAGCTCGGGTGAGAGGCGACCGATGCCGACCGTCCGGGCGCGGAAGATCTCGTTGCCGAGGATGAGGTTCTCGATGTCGGGGAGACGACGCCGTACCGCGGCCGACGCGGCCCCGGCGCGTTCGAGCCAGCCGAGCGGGATGTCCTCCTTCAGCCCGCCGACCCGGTTGAACATGTAGTGCATCCGGCCGCCGGACAGTTCCTCCATCACCGCCTGGATCGTCTCGCGCTCGCGGAAGGCGTAGAAGACCGGCGTGATCGCGCCGAGTTCGAGCGGGTAGGAGCCGAGGAACATCAGGTGGTTGAGGATCCGGTTGAGTTCGGCGAGCAGCGTGCGCAACCAGACGGCCCGGACCGGTACTTCGAGGCCCATCATCCGCTCGACGGCCAGCACGACGCCGAGCTCGTTGGAGAACGCGGACAGCCAGTCGTGCCGGTTCGCCAGCACGAGGATCTGCCGGTAGTCGCGGACCTCGAAGAGCTTCTCGGCGCCGCGGTGCATGTAGCCGACGATCGGCTCGCAGTGCAGGATCCGCTCGCCGTCGAGGGTGAGCCGCAGCCGCAGTACGCCGTGGGTGGCGGGGTGCTGCGGCCCGATGTTGAGCACCATGTCGGTGGTCGGCAGCTCCGACGCAGTACCTGTGCCGCCGCGCTCGTAAACCGGGTCCAGTCCGGCCGCGCCCGCCCCGAGACCCACCACTCGTTCCACGCTCATGACCCCTATCGTGACAGGCTTGGGTCGTGAACGACCTCTTCGCACCTTCGGATGTCAGCTGGACGCCGGTCTCCAAGAACCTCGCGGCGCTGCGCCGGCTCAACGTCGGGATCGTGCTCGGGCTGCTGGCGATCGCCGGGCTGGTGGTCCTCGGGCTCACCGTGGGCTGGCTGTACGGCGTACTCGCGGTGGTCCTCGCCGCTGCCGTCTTCGGCTGGGCCTGGGTGCTGATCGGCCGGAACCAGCGCTCCTGGAAGTACGCCGAGCGCGAGGACGAGCTGCTGGTCAGCCACGGGGTGATGTTCCGCGAGCTGGTGGTGGTGCCGTACGGACGAATGCAGTTCGTCGACGTCGCGGCGGGACCGTTGGAGCGCGCGTTCGGGATGGCCACGGTCGAGTTGCACACCGCGACGCCGGCCACGGACGCGAAGATCCCCGGGCTGCATCCCGACGAGGCCGCGAGGCTGCGGGACCGGTTGTCCGCGCTCGGCCAGGCGCAGGCGTGGGGCCTGTGACCGAGCCGACCGCCCCGCCGCAGGCATCACAGCCGCCGCACGCCCCGCAGCAGCCGGACGCACCGCAGGCACCACAGACACCGCAGCCTGTGATCGAGAAGACGGGTGACCGGCTGCACCCGCTGACGCCGTTCGTGAAGGGCTGGGGGTACTTCGTCGTCGCCGCCGTCGCGATGGCGAACAACGAGAGCCTGCGCAGCAACCTGAAGATCGCCGGGATCGGCCTGCTCGCCGTCCTGGTCGGTGGGATCCTGCTCGGTGCGTTGTCGTGGTGGTTCACCAAGTGGCAGCTGACCGACGATGCGATCCGGGTGGACAGCGGGTTCCTGTTCCGGCGGACCAGGATCATCCGGTTCGACCGGATCCAGACGATCGATGTCGCGCAGCCGTTCGTGGCCCGGTTGTTCGGGATGGCCGAGCTGCGGATGGACGTCGCGGGCGGCGGCAAGAACGACGGCAAGCTGAGCTACTTCTCCGAGGCCGACGCCACCAAGCTCCGCGGTACTTTGTTGCTCCGGGCAAAGGGCGAGGTCGCCGCGGCGCAGCAGGAACTCCATCACGAAGAGGCGCCGCCGCTGCTGGTGGTGCCGACCGGAAGGTTGCTCGGTGCAACATTGCTGTCGTCGACGGTGCTGGCCAGTGCGGCGGCGTTGATCTGGCTGATCGTGACGACGATGGTGTTCGAGTTCCACGTCGGCCTGTTCGCCGGTCTGCCGCTGTTGCTCGGTGTCGTGCAGCCGATCTGGAAGCAGGTCGTCGGCAACCACGGCTTCACCTTGTCGGAGACGCACGACGGACTGCGAACCAAGCGCGGCCTCTTCGACGTGCAGCGGCAGACGGTCCCGCCGGGCCGCGTGCAGGGCCTGCTGATCACCGAGCCGTTGATCTGGCGCCTGATCGGCTGGTCGCGGGTCGACCTGGACATCGCCGGAGTGGCGGGCTCCAAGGCGGACGGCGAGGAAGAGCATGAGGGTGCGCAGCTACTGCCCGTCGGTCAGCGCGGTGAGGTAGCGGCTGTGCTCAGAAGGGTCCTGCCGGGCACAGAGCTGGCAGCGATCGAGATGCACAGAGCGCCGGAGCGAGTGAAGTGGCTGCGGCCGATCGGCTGGCGCTATCTCTCGTACGGCGTCGACGGTCAGGTACTGGTGACTACCCGGGGCTGGGTGAGCCGCCGTACGTCGATCGTGCTGCACCACAAGACTCAGTCCGTGCGCCTGCAGCAGGGACCCCTCCAGCGCCGCCTGGGGCTCGCCAACGTCCATGTGGACACTCCGCAAGGTCCGACCGACGCAGTGGCGCTCCACCGCGAGCTGGGTGAGGCTGCCCAGCTGGTAGAGGCTCAGGCCGACAGGGCACGCGAAGCGCGTCGTACGACGTCGTCGCCCGCGCCGGTCCACACCCAGCCGAACGCACCGAGCCCTGACGAGTCCAGTAGCTCCGCGGCCTCACCGGCGGACGACAGCTCGGCCAGGTAGCGCAGCGGCTCGCTCCGGGCCAGCTCCTGGCTGGGGCGCGCAGCAGCAACCCCGAGGGCCAGCAGGGCATCTCGCTGACTGGTGACGGTGCCACCGGCTACCGCAGCCAGTGAATCCAAGGCGACGTGAGCGGTGAGATCGCAGGAGCCGTCAGCGACGGGCGAGCACTCGCGACCATTGCGGAAACCGGTCAGAGTCCCGTACGGCGGACGCCCGCCTCGAGCGTGCCCGTAGTCGATCGCGATGGCCAGGCCGTGATCGAGCCGACCGACAACGTCCGACCACACCTCGTCGCGGGCCAGCCCGATCTCGGCCCGGTCACCCGGTTCGGCCAGCGGCCACCAGGTCGACAGCCAGGCCAGGTCGTTGCCCTCGACAACCTCGCCGAGACTCAGGTCGGCCAGCAGGTACCGGGGCGTGCCCTGGTCGTCCAGCTCGGCCAGCTCGCAGGGGACGTTGTCGAGCCACTCGTTGGCGATCACCAGACCGGTCAGCGTCGAAGGCAGTTCGTCGTCCAGCTCCACGTCCAGGACTTCGAGGTCGCACTCGCGCAGCACCTTGCCGAGTTCACCCGATCCCGCCCCGATGTCGACGACCTGCGACGCCCCGACAGCCGAGGCCAACCGGGCCAGCGCCTGGCCGAACAAGGCCGACGCGTGCACCGACGTACGGAAGTGTTGGGCGGGTCGTTCGCGCCGGTAGAACCCGTCTGGGCCGTACAGCGCGGCTTCCCACGCCTCGCGGAACCTCACTCGAGCCCGATGCCGCCGAGCGGGACCGAGCCGGTGAGCTGCCAGATGCCGTCGTCGCCCTCGCGCCAGATGGTCAGGTCGTCGAGGCGGATCGTCGGGAGTTCCTCGGCGGCCAGCGCGGCCTCGGCCTCGGCGAGCACCTGGTCGCCGCCCTGGGCGGACGACGAGATGGTCAGGTGCGGGTGCGGATCCGGGTGCTCACCGCCGTACGGCGGGCATTCGGGGAAGGCGTCGATCACCGTCTGCATCAGGGCGCGGATCTGGTCGAACGGCTCCGGCCGCAGCCACGTCGTACCGTTCTCGAACTGCCCTGCGGTGGAGAAGCTGAGGTCGAACGGCTGGATCGGTGCCAGCACCTCCTCGAGCCGCCGGACCTTGTCGGGCTGGGGCTCGGCGAGCCAGGGCACCAGCACGGTGACGTGCGGCGGGATCAGCTCGTTCAGCGCCATCGTCGGTCGCGCAGGCGAATAGGACACCGAACGCCAGCGATCGGTGAATTCGGCGAGTTCCGGGACGGCGATCAGGATCGCGGTCAGCCCGGTGCGCGCGGCCCAGGGGTTTCGTTCGCTCACGGCCACATGCTCCCACCAGTTGTGACGAAGGACGTAGTGCCACTGCGAAGGACCGGGCCGTAGGGTGGAGCCGACCGCACGAACCGTCTGGTACCCACCAAGGGACTGGAACGTAGAGAGTGGACATGGAACGCATCGGCATCATCGGCTTCGGCCGGGCCGGTGGCGCCTTGGGAGCAGCCTTGGCGTCCGCCGGATATCCCGTCACCGGAGTCAGCGCTCGCTCGCGCGCGTCACGAGAACGCGCCGCGCGACTCCTTCCGCACGTCCCAGTCCTGGAGCCCGCCGAGGTGGTGGCCGGCGCCGACGTGGTCGTGCTCGCCGTACCGGACGATGTGATCGGTGAGGTAGCAACCAGCCTGCCGTTCACCAAGAGCCAGTACGCCGTGCACCTGTCCGGCGCCCACGGCACCGCCGTACTACGGGGGATCGCCGCGACTCCGGTCGCGCTGCACCCCCCGATGACGTTCACCGACGCCCCCGTGAGCCTGGCAGGCGTCGTGTTCACCGCGACGGCACCGGAGCGAGCTCTGGTCGAGCGCCTGGTGAAGGACCTCGGCGCCGAGGTGCAGTGGATCGCAGAGGAGCAGCGTGCGCTCTACCACGCGGGCTTGGTCCACGGTGCGAACCACCTGGTCACACTGGTCAGCCAGGCCCTCGACGTACTGCGTGAAGCCGGCGTGGTGGACCCGTCGGCCACACTTCGGCCACTGCTGACCGCAACTCTCGACAACACGCTGCGGTCCGGTCATGATGCGCTCACCGGGCCGATCGTGCGGGGCGACGTCGAGACCGTCCAGGCACATCTGGCGGTACTGCGTGGTCGCCCGGCGAGCACCTACGCCGAACTGGCGCGGGCGACGGTGGAAATGGCGGCAGGCGACGGCCGGGTGGACGCGGAGACGGCCGCCAGAATCGTTCAGGTGCTGGAGCGGGATCGGACAGGGGAGGCACCGCGATGAGACTCACCCAGACGAAGGCGGAGTTGCGGGCGGCCGCGGCGATCCGGCCACGGGCCGTGGTGATGACGATGGGTGCCCTGCACGAGGGGCATGCCGCGTTGCTCGCCGAGGCCCGGGAGCGGGTCGGGCCGGACGGCAGCGTGGTCCTGACGATCTTCGTGAATCCCTTGCAGTTCGGGCCGACCGAGGACTTCGACCGGTACCCGCGGACACTGGCCAGCGATCTCGCGATCGCCAAGAACGAGGGCGTCGACCTGGTCTTCAACCCGTCCCGCGACGAGCTGTACCCGAACGAGCCGTCGATCACTGTGCATCCCGGCCCGCTGGCCGACGAGTTGGAGGGGATGGTCCGCCCGGGCCACTTCGCCGGCGTACTGACCGTGGTGTCGAAGATGCTGCACCTGACCGCGCCGGACCTGGCGCTGTTCGGCGAGAAGGACTACCAGCAGCTGACGCTGATCCGGGAGATGGTGTGCGACCTGGACATGGACGTCGACATCGTCCCGGTGCAGACCGTGCGCGAACCCGACGGGCTCGCACTGTCCTCACGCAATCGCTACCTGTCGGAGACCGAGCGTGACGAAGCGCTCGTGCTCTATCGAGCCCTGACCGCCGGCGCGAAGGCCGGGATGAACGGCCCCGACGCGGTGATGTCCGCCGCCCATGCCGAACTTGAGGCGGTTCCGTCGGTGAAGATCGACTATCTCGCTCTGCGAGCACCCGATCTCGGTCCGGTGATCGGCCCCGGCGAGGCCCGGATGCTGATCGCCGCCCGGGTGGGCAGCACCCGTCTCATTGACAACATTTCCATCACGCTCCGGTGAAATCGATTGATACCGTCGCGGGATGACTGCTCCTGCTGTGCCGCAACGGCTGGCTGCGCCCGAGCCCGGTTGGACCGACACCGTCGACGTGGTGGTGATCGGCTCGGGGATCGCGGGGCTGACCGCCGCGCTCGAGGCTCGCGAACTCGGCACCGTGCTGGTGGTGACGAAAGACGTGATCGCCTCCGGCTCGACGCAGTGGGCACAAGGCGGAATCGCAGCGGCGCTCGGGCCGGGTGACTCGCCGGAGCAACACCTGCAGGACACCTTGGTTGCGGGCGCCGGCCTGAGCGATCCGGTCGCGGTACGGGCTCTTGTCACCGAAGGGCCGGACGCCGTACGGGATCTGATCGAGTTGGGGGCGCGGTTCGACAGTGACGCGGCCGGTGATCTGTCGCTGACTCGCGAAGGTGGTCACCACCGCAATCGGATCGCGCACGCAGGTGGCGACGCTACCGGCGCCGAGATCGAGCGGGCGCTGGTCGCCGCCGTGAAGCGGGCGCCGGACATCCGGCTGATGGAGCACGCCTTGGTGCTC
This region includes:
- a CDS encoding NADH-quinone oxidoreductase subunit D, which translates into the protein MSVERVVGLGAGAAGLDPVYERGGTGTASELPTTDMVLNIGPQHPATHGVLRLRLTLDGERILHCEPIVGYMHRGAEKLFEVRDYRQILVLANRHDWLSAFSNELGVVLAVERMMGLEVPVRAVWLRTLLAELNRILNHLMFLGSYPLELGAITPVFYAFRERETIQAVMEELSGGRMHYMFNRVGGLKEDIPLGWLERAGAASAAVRRRLPDIENLILGNEIFRARTVGIGRLSPELIAAYGVSGPIARASGVDADLRRDEPYLAYEELAQDGVLRVVTRTEGDCFARFAVLLDQVKVSLDLVDACLDRLRTMPAGPVSTRLPKILKVPEGQTYCWTENPLGINGYYLVSRGDKTPWRLKLRSASFNNISVLPEMLPNTIVADMIAILGSMFFVVGDIDK
- a CDS encoding PH domain-containing protein yields the protein MNDLFAPSDVSWTPVSKNLAALRRLNVGIVLGLLAIAGLVVLGLTVGWLYGVLAVVLAAAVFGWAWVLIGRNQRSWKYAEREDELLVSHGVMFRELVVVPYGRMQFVDVAAGPLERAFGMATVELHTATPATDAKIPGLHPDEAARLRDRLSALGQAQAWGL
- a CDS encoding PH domain-containing protein, coding for MTEPTAPPQASQPPHAPQQPDAPQAPQTPQPVIEKTGDRLHPLTPFVKGWGYFVVAAVAMANNESLRSNLKIAGIGLLAVLVGGILLGALSWWFTKWQLTDDAIRVDSGFLFRRTRIIRFDRIQTIDVAQPFVARLFGMAELRMDVAGGGKNDGKLSYFSEADATKLRGTLLLRAKGEVAAAQQELHHEEAPPLLVVPTGRLLGATLLSSTVLASAAALIWLIVTTMVFEFHVGLFAGLPLLLGVVQPIWKQVVGNHGFTLSETHDGLRTKRGLFDVQRQTVPPGRVQGLLITEPLIWRLIGWSRVDLDIAGVAGSKADGEEEHEGAQLLPVGQRGEVAAVLRRVLPGTELAAIEMHRAPERVKWLRPIGWRYLSYGVDGQVLVTTRGWVSRRTSIVLHHKTQSVRLQQGPLQRRLGLANVHVDTPQGPTDAVALHRELGEAAQLVEAQADRAREARRTTSSPAPVHTQPNAPSPDESSSSAASPADDSSAR
- a CDS encoding 2'-5' RNA ligase family protein, which encodes MSERNPWAARTGLTAILIAVPELAEFTDRWRSVSYSPARPTMALNELIPPHVTVLVPWLAEPQPDKVRRLEEVLAPIQPFDLSFSTAGQFENGTTWLRPEPFDQIRALMQTVIDAFPECPPYGGEHPDPHPHLTISSSAQGGDQVLAEAEAALAAEELPTIRLDDLTIWREGDDGIWQLTGSVPLGGIGLE
- a CDS encoding Rossmann-like and DUF2520 domain-containing protein, which encodes MERIGIIGFGRAGGALGAALASAGYPVTGVSARSRASRERAARLLPHVPVLEPAEVVAGADVVVLAVPDDVIGEVATSLPFTKSQYAVHLSGAHGTAVLRGIAATPVALHPPMTFTDAPVSLAGVVFTATAPERALVERLVKDLGAEVQWIAEEQRALYHAGLVHGANHLVTLVSQALDVLREAGVVDPSATLRPLLTATLDNTLRSGHDALTGPIVRGDVETVQAHLAVLRGRPASTYAELARATVEMAAGDGRVDAETAARIVQVLERDRTGEAPR
- the panC gene encoding pantoate--beta-alanine ligase produces the protein MRLTQTKAELRAAAAIRPRAVVMTMGALHEGHAALLAEARERVGPDGSVVLTIFVNPLQFGPTEDFDRYPRTLASDLAIAKNEGVDLVFNPSRDELYPNEPSITVHPGPLADELEGMVRPGHFAGVLTVVSKMLHLTAPDLALFGEKDYQQLTLIREMVCDLDMDVDIVPVQTVREPDGLALSSRNRYLSETERDEALVLYRALTAGAKAGMNGPDAVMSAAHAELEAVPSVKIDYLALRAPDLGPVIGPGEARMLIAARVGSTRLIDNISITLR